A stretch of DNA from Oncorhynchus tshawytscha isolate Ot180627B unplaced genomic scaffold, Otsh_v2.0 Un_contig_76_pilon_pilon, whole genome shotgun sequence:
CACCCCCTGGCCTCCGTCAGGCTCTAGCCCAGCTCCAGACACCCCCCCCTGGCCTCCGTCAGGCTCTAGCCCAGCTCCAGACACCCCCTGGCCTCCGTCAGGCTCTAGCCCAGCTCCAGACACCCCCTGGCCTCTGTCAGGCTCTAGCCCAGCTCCAGACACCCCCTGGCCTCCGTCAGGCTCTAGCCCAGCTCCAGACACCCCTGGCCCCGCAGGCTCTAGCCCAGCTCCAGACACCCCTGGCCTCCTCAGGCTCTAGCCCAGCTCCAGACACCCCCTGGCCTCTGTCAGGCTCTAGCCCAGCTCCAGACACCCCCTGGCCTCTGTCAGGCTCTAGCCCAGCTCCAGACACCCCCTGGCCTCTGTCAGGCTCTAGCCCAGCTCCAGACACCCCCTGGCCTCCGTCAGGCTCTAGCCCAGCTCCAGACACCCCTGGCCTCCCCCTGGCCTCCAGTCAGGCTCTAGCCCAGCTCCAGACACCCCCTGGCCTCCGTCAGGCTCTAGCCCAGCTCCAGACACCCCCTGGCCTCCGTCAGGCTCTAGCCCAGCTCCAGACACCCCCCTGGCCTCCGTCAGGCTCTAGCCCAGCTCCAGACACCCCCTGGCCTCCGTCAGGCTCTAGCCCAGCTCCAGACACCCCCTGGCCTCCGTCAGGCTCTAGCCCAGCTCCAGACACCCCTGGCCTCCGTCAGGCTCTAGCCCAGCTCCAGACACCCCCTGGCCTCTGTCAGGCTCTAGCCCAGCTCCAGACACCCCTGGCCTCCGTCAGGCTCTAGCCCAGCTCCCAGACACCCGCCTGGCCTCCGTCAGGCTCTAGCCCAGCTCCAGACACCCCTGGCCTCCGTCAGGCTCTAGCCCAGCTCCAGACACCCCCTGGCCTCTGTCAGGCAGGCTCTAAAGCCCAGCTCCAGACACCCCCTGGTCTCCGATCAGGCTCTAGCCCAGCTCCAGACACCCCCTGGTCACCGTCAGGCTCTAGCCCAGCTCCAGACACCCCCTGGTCTCCGTCAGGCTCTAGCCCAGCTCCAGACATCCCCCTGGTCTCCGTCAGGCTCTAGCTCAGCTCCAGACACCCCCTGGCCACTGCCGGGTCAGAGCAGCTCCATTCCTCCACAGCACACAGACACGtcactacagagagagaacaaacaccattgtaaatacaacccatatttatgcttatttattttccttaacattgttacaacactgtatatatatatatatatatattatatttgtaaTGTctgtattgttttgaaacttctgtatgtgtaatgtttactgttaatttttattgtttatttcacttttgtatattatctacctcacttgctttggcaatgttatcacatgtttcccatgccaataaagccccttgaattgaattgagagagaggagagaagggagctCCCATCAGGAGCAACATGGATGTTCATTTATTTATAGCATTACAATGATGAGGAATCGTTTTTATATCTCACCATAAAGAGCTACTTTAACCAGAGATGTCAGTGATTTCAGGCTGTTATATGTGGAAGGACCCAGGGTGCATTCAGCCAGGGCTGTGGTATTATCTGTCTGCATCTCTTATCTGACGGAGGacacaggggagggagggtgccGTTGTGATGGAATACTGATGGAggatacaggggagggagggtgccGTTGTGATGGAATACTGATGGAGgatacagggggagggagggtgccgTTGTGATGGAATACTGATGGAGGACactgatggagggggagggagggtgtcaTTGTGATGGAATACTGATGGAggatacaggggagggagggtgccATTGTGATGGAATACTGATGGAGGacacaggggagggagggtgccGTTGTGATGGAATACTGATTTGGATGCAGGGGAGGGAGGTCATTGTGATGGTGCCATTGTGATGGAATACTGATGGAGGGttacaggggagggagggtgtcaTTGTGATGGAATACTGATGGAGGttacaggggagggagggtgtcaTTGTGATGGAATACTGATTTGGatgcaggggagggagggtgtcaTTGTGATGGAATACTGATGGAGttacaggggagggagggtgtcaTTGTGATGGAATACTGATTTGGatgcaggggagggagggtgtcaTTGTGATGGAATACTCAGTCCTCAGCAGGACAAACTGATCCTGCAGATGGCGTCAGAGAACACATTCTCAGATCAGTCTGATTAGCTGGATGAGATATTTCTCACAAACGCATGACTGAATTCACAACTCTATATGGACACCACAAGTAGTAAACTTTAAGTAGACGTTAGCTTGTGAGAGCTGTTGTGGAGTCTGTAAGAGCTGTCGTGGTATATCTAGAAGTCATAGGCTACCCCGAGGACAAAGTAGAGGACATTCGTTTTAGACAGACACTTATCACAGACACTGTCAGTGCATTCATCACTCTAACAGTCTTGGATGGTCTGGAAAAGGTCAACAGGTGAAGGCTGTTTCTTCATGTGTTGCAGCCTAACTTTATGGAGGTAGGAAACACCTGCCAGTGTTGTCAGACATACCGCATGTTTCCTAGAAAGCTCATGCATACCGGTATTATGATACAATAACAGCAACCACATTGGGCTATTTATTCCTAAATACGCACGCTCGTGTTTGTTTACGTGTAGCTCTACCGCGTCTAGTACTTTCTGGACCAATCACATGAAGCGTTAATTTCGGTCAACAGCCCAGAGAGTTGCTTCACACAGGAAAACGTTTCATCTGGCAACGTTTTGCAATAGAAACCGTTTACCCGTTTACTCTTggaaccaaacggaagcaaatgCACAAAGCAAACGGAACGAACGGGGAGGGatttacctgaatttgtccaatagaaactctcgttttctTTGAAACTGTTTCCTTTACAAAACGTTTCACAACGGAAttcgactaatgaatacaccagTGATAAGGGACCAGATTTGATATTCATGGTGCAAACCCGTGTAGGCCACACAGCTGGCCAAGTTTAGTCACATGCGTGTTGTTATTGTTCTGGTAGCCTAGTGCTTTCCTGAATGGTCTGCACTCGATCTAAACCTTTCTCCCAATTCAGAGGCATCAGAATAATATTGTCTACATTCGGATTTGTAATTACAGGATTCTTCCAAATATTTAGGACGTTTGACTCGAACGATCGCGACGCAAAGGGGGAGTCAATCAAATACGCATTGCGTCCCTTATTTACCAACATGACGGAAGACAAACAAAGTGTCATCGATGAAAATTTGCAGGGTAAGTTAATTGCTGTCTCGTAGTCTATAATGGCCTGGCATGTTGCATAATGTGAAAACAACGGACCGTATGATCGCAGTATATTCAGGATGCCATGCTGTCTTCCTGAGACATGTAGCCTACGTCATTGTACATCATATTATTATGGTGAAACAGTGTTGCGCCGAGGAGACACAGATATGAGTTTTTTTGCTACATTGTATCACAACAATGTTTCTTCAGCGGTGGTAGTAATTCCGCGGCCATGTAAACATTCCTGGTGTTGCCTGTCTGTCCTACATTAGACAGATCAGACAGTATAGGTAACGTTGGGCTATAGGGCAGGCCTAGAATAACATTGTCAGCTAGCTGATGTAAAGTCGATATTGACTTTAGCGCAGTGTTCTGAATGACGTATTCTCAATGCTGTAATGATGCTATGTTTGGCATTGTTCAATTCAGCTACGATAAGAAACACAACAAACCAGATGATTCTGCCCATCCACCTGTTGTGTGCTTCTCCGTTATGTAATAAAGGGGAGTGGCTGAACACGTCGCTTTCCTATTGGATAGCCAGCCTATAAAGGGGAGGGGCTGAACACGACGCTTTCCTATTGGATAGCCAGCCTATACAGTGGAAGGGGGGGTTGAACACTTCGCTTTCCTATTGGATACACACAGGAAGGAAAATGTGGGCAGAGGACAGGGACCATTGAGCAATAAGGGGGGCACGAACTGTCATGGGCACTGAGCAGGTGCTATTTATAGAACAAAACATTTATGGATGGCTGACTGTGCCAGCTATCTAGGCTAAACACACCTCCTCAACCACTCCCACAGCACACGCAGGCTGTTAATACCTGCTTTATGACTGGCCTATTATCAACTATGTCTCAATGTTCTGCaccatgttgtcatgtttatGTTTTCTTCTTTAAGGTTCCTGGGTGGAGCTGCACTTTAACAATGGCAACAGTGGTGGCTCACCAGCACATGGGGCTGCTGGTGTGGAGGAAGAGCAGGTACCAGGCTCTGCCACTGAGCTACCAGGCTCTGCCACTGAGCTACCAGGCTCTGCCACTGAGCTACCAGGCTCTGCCACGGAGCTACCAGGCTCTGCCACTGAGCTACCAGGCTCTGGGTTAGGTGCCTCTGCCTCAGTCCATGGTGGAGACCTGATGGCTAGGTCTGCGTCGGTCCTGCCtgggtctctctctgcctctacccaGGGAGGTGACCTGATTCCTGGGTCAGGGTCTGGCTCAGTCCAGGGAGGGGTGGACTTGGAGAAGATGTTGTTAGACGCCCAGCACGAGTCAGGAAGAAGCAGCTCCAGGGGCAGTGTTCCCTGTGACAGGTGTCTCTCCACTCACCAATCACATGCCATATAGACCATCACATGACCGATCAGGACAAAATGTTGGATTCGTTTTATACTGATTAGCTATCTGAACACAAAGGACTAAGAGATAAGAGACACTGTCATTCACTAGAGTTATAGCACCGTAGGTACTATAGTGACCTCTGACCTCCTATCCACCATCTGCATGAGGGCCTCTGTACATTCTAGATCAGATTTAATAGATGAAGCTTGTCATGATGGAAACACAAGAGATCTGTATAGAGGGCTCTTCCCCAATACTTATGTAGTCTCTCTCTTCCGCTGTgtgtcccccccccaccccgaCCCCCCCCACTCAGTCCTCCGAGACCCCAGACTCCTTTGCTCCGCCGTGGCTCAGAAGTGCACAGCTCAGGAGAGAAGAACAGCTCACAGGTTTGGAGCCCTTATCCAGGGACACCATAGAGATTAAATATAAAATCATTCTATTAAACTCTGTGTGGGGCACTAATCTCTAAGTAGTTGGTGAGGCACAGCAGGGTGGTTTCAAGGgttgaaaaacaaaaaaagttaTAACCTAATATTTCTAATTctaaaatatattgtttttacATTCCTAGTTTTTCCACTCAGAGGTTGAGAGCAGAGCAGAAGAGCAGTTTTTTCCCCGTTGTAACAAATGAAgtcgttttttaaaatattttttatattctgTTCCAGTCTGAAGAAGACTACCTAGAACGGAGACGTGAAGTGGAGAACCTGATGAAGAAGAACGCAGACTGGATCTGGGACTGGTCCAGTAGACCTGAGAACATTCAACGCAAgttagtacccccccccccctcaatatATTCCCCTCAGTATCccagacagacaggtcatatCTATTATGTGTTTTCAGTTCTGCTCAGCCCAGTTTGTAATAGAAAACAATAGAATATCATTGAATTGAATACAACTTCTATATAATTCTACGCTATTATAGAATTATATAGAACAGAACTTGATATTCCTTTCTACCCAAACCACTTCCAGGGACATTGTAATGTGCTCTCTTGTCTTTTGGGTGCAGGGGGTTTGTTCTGAAGCATCCCCAAACCACTTCCAGGGACATTGTAATGTGCTCTCTTGTCTTTTGGGTGCAGGGGGTTTGTTCTGAAGCATCCCCAAACCACTTCCAGGGACATTGTAATGTGCTCTCTTGTCTTTTGGGTGCAGGGGGTTTGTTCTGAAGCATCCCCAAACCACTTCCAGGGACATTGTAATGTGCTCTCTTGTCTTTTGGATGCAGGGGGTTTGTTCTGAAGCATCCCCAAACCACTTCCAGGGACATTGTAATGTGCTCTCTTGTCTTTTGGATGCAGGGGGTTTGTTCTGAAGCATCCCAAACCACTGCCAGGGACATTGTAATGTGCTCTCTTGTCTTTTGGATGCAGGGAGTTTGTTCTGAAGCATCCCAAACGTATCAACCCTCTCAGCATCAGAAACACCAGCGTCATGAAGAACGGAGGGATCTTCTCTGCAGAGTTCCTCAAACTTTTCCTTCCTTCTCTGCTCATATCCCACGTACTGGCCATCGGTCTGGGGTGAGTTATgattttaaaaacatttacaaaataaaagcTAATTATGAAGAATGTATTACTTGTAAGGGTAATAGAGCAGAATGTGAAATAGGTCtcttgtgtgtttgtatgggatATATTCTGCACTCTGTAGAGAGATTATAGTAACACAAATATAGTCTGGTGATCAGTATACTATTTTGTCTCATCGCCACCATAGATAccaggggcagcaggtagtctagtggttagagtgtagaggcagcaggtagtctagtggttagagtgtagaggcggcaggtagcctagtggttagagtgtagaggcggcaggtagcctagtggttagagtgtagaggtggcaggtagcctagtggttagagtgtagaggcggcaggtagcctagtggttagagtgtagaggcggcaggtagcctagtggttagagtgtagaggtggcagggtagtctagtggttagagtgtagaggcggcaggtagcctagtggttagagtgtagaggcggcaggtagcctagtggttagagtgtagaggtggcagggtagtctagtggttagagtgtagaggcggcaggtagcctagtggttagagtgtagaggtggcagggtagtctagtggttagagtgtagaggcggcagggtagtctagtggttagagtgtagaggcggcaggtagcctagtggttagagtgtagaggtggcagggtagtctagtggttagagtgtagaggtggcagggtagtctagtggttagagtgtagaggcggcagggtagtctagtggttagagtgtagaggcggcagggtagtctagtggttagagtgtagaggtggcagggtagtctagtggttagagtgtagaggcggcagggtagtctagtggttagagtgtagaggcagcaggtagtctagtggttagagtgtagaggcggcagggtagtctagtggttagagtgtagaggcagcaggtagcctagtggttagagtgtagaggtggcagggtagtctagtggttagagtgtagaggcggcagggtagtctagtggttagagtgtagaggcagcaggtagtctagtggttagaggcgagCCAGCAACCGGTGGCCAGTTTGAATCCCGGGTCTGATAGGAAGAATCTGTTAGgaagtgtgggggggggggggttgttggtATCAGGTCCTAGATGCCATTGCGCCCTTGACCAATAATGTGATCTTAATCTAAGTAGAATTAGAAGGCTATACTACAGTATTTTTATATTACAGTATTTTTTCTCATCAACTATATCTACGTGctggagagcacacacacacacacacaatttactaGAGCTGCATTCTAGCAGATGTGTGTTTTAGCTGTGCTGCTAAGGCCCGAGATCAGATGTCTTACATTTTCTGGTCGCAGCTCACTGTGGGAAGAATGAAATAGTTGATCCACTTCAGTCGCCAGAGTTTGAGCTGTGAGCCTTTAAGGCACTGTGTATACGGAGGGagaatgtcaatctctcctggctcaaagttgaggagagtttgactgcatcactattggacTTTGTGCGAGGTGTTGAAGGTACAGAACTGACTGTTTAAGCAGTTGGCAaacagttcagacactcatcggtacaacacaagacatgcaaccagagatCTCTTCACAGTTCAGACACCAAtcggtacaacacaagacatggaaccagagatctcttcacagttcagacactcatcggTGCAACCAGAGATCTCttcacagttcagacactcatcggTGCAACCAGAGATCTCttcacagttcagacactcatcggTGCAACCAGAGATCTCttcacagttcagacactcatcggTGCAACCAGAGATCTCttcacagttcagacactcatcgatgctacctgctctaaccactaggctacctgctctaaccactaggctacctgctctaaccactaggctacctgctctaaccactaggctacctgctctaactagGCTacttgctctaaccactaggctacctgctctaaccactaggctacctgctctaactaggctacctggctctaaccactaggctacctgcctctaaccactaggctgcctgctctaaccactaggctgcctgctctaaccactaggctacctggttctaaccactaggctacctgctctaaccactaggctacctggctctaaccactaggctacctggctctaaccactaggctacctggctctaaccactaggctacctggctctaaccactaggctacctggctctaaccactaggctacctggctctaaccactaggctacctggctctaaccactaggctacctggctctaaccactaggctacctgctctaaccactaggctacctgctctaaccactaggctgcctgctctaaccactaggctgcctgctctaaccactaggctgcctgctctaaccactaggctacctgctctaaccactaggctacctgctctaaccactaggctacctgctctaaccactaggctacctgctctaaccactaggctacctggttctaaccactaggctacctggttctaaccactaggctacctggttctaaccactaggctacctgcctctaactaggctacctgctctaactaggctacctgctctaaccactaggctacctgcctctaaccactaggctacctgctctaaccactaggctgcctgctctaaccactaggctacctgctctaaccactaggctacctggctctaaccactaggctacctggctctaaccactaggctacctgctctaaccactaggctacctgctctaactactaggctacctggctctaaccactaggctacctggctctaaccactaggctaccggctctaaccactaggctacctgctctaaccactaggctacctgctctaaccactaggctacctgctctaaccactaggctacctgctctaaccactaggctacctgctctaaccactaggctacctgcctctaaccactaggctacctgctctaaccactaggctgcctgctctaaccactaggctacctgctctaaccactaggctacctggctctaaccactaggctacctggctctaaccactaggctacctggctctaaccactaggctacctggctctaaccactaggctacctgctctaaccactaggctacctgctctaaccactaggctacctgctctaaccactaggctacctgctctaaccactaggctacctgctctaaccactaggctacctagctctaaccactaggctacctgccgcaggTAACTCAAGCTGGCAATAAAACCAGGTTGATAAACCAGATGAAATAACACCTTGCTGTGAagagacatttatttattttttattattataatttgttgttgatgttgtctatttttacccctttttctccccaatttcgtggtatccaattgtttagtagctactatcttgtctcatcgctacaactcccgtacggtctcgggagagacgaaggtcgaaagtcatgcgtcctccgatacacaacccaaccaagcctcactgcttcttaacacagcgcgcatccaacccggaagccagccgcaccaggaaacggaggaaacaccgtgcacctggcaaccttggttagcgcgcactgcgcctggcccgccacaggggccactggtgcgcgatgagacaaggatttccctaccggccaaaccctccctaacccggacgacgctaagccaattgtgcgtcgccccacggacctcccggtcgtagccggttacgacagagccggAGCGTGAACCCAGattctctggtggcacagctggcgctgcagtacagcgcccttaaccactgcgccacccgggaggcccgagACAGGCATTTTAATGCATTTTGCATTGTTTTATGTATGTGATACGTGGTTGGGGATACAACTGtgatatagttgaagtcggaggtttacatacacttaggttggagtcattaaaacttatttttcaaccactccacaaatttcttgttaacaaactatagtttgagtcggttagaacatctaccttgtgcatgacaagtcatttttccaaaaattgtttacaaacagatgatttcgaaaattccagaaaatgtcatggctttagaagcttctgataggctaattgacataatttgagtcaattggaggtgtacctgtggatttatttcaaggcctaccttcaaactcagtgcctctttgcttgacatcatggaacaatcaaaagaaatcagccaatacctcagaaaaaaattgtagacctccacaagtctggttcatcattgggagcaatttccaaatgcctgaaggtaccacgttcatctgtacaaacagcagtatgcaagtataaacaccatgggaccacgcagccgtcataccgctcaggaaggagatgcattctgtctcctcaaatcaaatcaaatcaaatcaaattttatttgtcacatacacatgg
This window harbors:
- the LOC121844442 gene encoding BCL2/adenovirus E1B 19 kDa protein-interacting protein 3-like isoform X1 (The sequence of the model RefSeq protein was modified relative to this genomic sequence to represent the inferred CDS: added 49 bases not found in genome assembly); translation: MVCTRSKPFSQFRGIRIILSTFGFVITGFFQIFRTFDSNDRDAKGESIKYALRPLFTNMTEDKQSVIDENLQGSWVELHFNNGNSGGSPAHGAAGVEEEQVPGSATELPGSATELPGSATELPGSATELPGSATELPGSGLGASASVHGGDLMARSASVLPGSLSASTQGGDLIPGSGSGSVQGGVDLEKMLLDAQHESGRSSSRGSVPCDSPPRPQTPLLRRGSEVHSSGEKNSSQSEEDYLERRREVENLMKKNADWIWDWSSRPENIQRKEFVLKHPKRINPLSIRNTSVMKNGGIFSAEFLKLFLPSLLISHVLAIGLGVYIGRRLSTSVTSTF
- the LOC121844442 gene encoding BCL2/adenovirus E1B 19 kDa protein-interacting protein 3-like isoform X2 (The sequence of the model RefSeq protein was modified relative to this genomic sequence to represent the inferred CDS: added 49 bases not found in genome assembly), whose amino-acid sequence is MVCTRSKPFSQFRGIRIILSTFGFVITGFFQIFRTFDSNDRDAKGESIKYALRPLFTNMTEDKQSVIDENLQGSWVELHFNNGNSGGSPAHGAAGVEEEQVPGSATELPGSATELPGSATELPGSGLGASASVHGGDLMARSASVLPGSLSASTQGGDLIPGSGSGSVQGGVDLEKMLLDAQHESGRSSSRGSVPCDSPPRPQTPLLRRGSEVHSSGEKNSSQSEEDYLERRREVENLMKKNADWIWDWSSRPENIQRKEFVLKHPKRINPLSIRNTSVMKNGGIFSAEFLKLFLPSLLISHVLAIGLGVYIGRRLSTSVTSTF